The Planctellipticum variicoloris DNA window GATGATCCCGTGCTGGTGACCGGAACCGACGGTGTCGGGACAAAACTGAAAGTCGCTCAGCGCGTCCGCCAGTTCAACACCGTCGGCATCGATCTGGTCGGCATGTCGGTGAACGACTGTCTGTGTCTCGGAGCGGAACCCCTGCTCTTTCTCGATTATCTGGCGCTCGGGAAAGACAACCCCGATCTGATCGCTCAGCTCGTCGAAGGCGTCAGCGCCGGCTGCGTCGAGGCGGGAGCCGCGCTCCTCGGCGGTGAAACGGCGATCATGCCGGACATTTACCACGACGGCGATTTCGACATGGCGGGCTTCTGCGTCGGCGTCGTCGAACGAGCCCGGATCGTGGACGGGAAGGCGGTGCGTCCCAAGGATGTGGTCCTGGGTCTTCCGTCCAGCGGCTTTCACTCCAACGGATACAGCCTGATTCGCAAGGTCGTCTTCGAACTGGCCGGCCTGACCGTCGATTCGGAAGTCCCCGAACTCGGACGGACCGTCGGCAAGATGCTGATCGAACCGACCCGCATCTACGTGAAGCACGTCCTGCCGGTGCTGGCCCGCTACCGGGTGCGTACCGCGGTCTCGGGCCTGGCGCACATCACGGGGGGCGGTCTCCGGGACAATATCGACCGGTTCCTCCCCGACAACTGCCACGTCAAAATCGACCGGCGGCGCTGGCCGATCCCCCCCTGCTTCCACTGGCTGCAGGAGCTGGGCGACATCGATCGGGACGAGATGTACAAAGTCTTCAATATGGGAATCGGCTTCTGCCTGATCGTCCGCCCGCAATACGTCGACAGCATCCGCAAGCAGCTTGCGGCGACAGGAATCGAAGCCTGGTCGATCGGCGAAGTGGAAGCCGGCCCCAAAGGCGTCGAGTACGTGGCCTGATCCGGGAAGAAGTCACCGCCCCATGAGCGAACTCCGCCAGTATGCCCGGGTGTTCGGCACGTTTTTCAGCAACGCTCTCGTCCGCGAGATGACGTTCCGCAGCAACTTCGTGATTACGCTGGTAACCCGCGGCTTCTGGTTCGCCGTGCAGGTGCTGCTGTTCGATCTGATCTACCGCCGGGTCGAGTTCATCAACGACTGGAGCCGGGAGGAATACTTCACGTTCATGGCGACCGGGATGCTGGTCAACGCGATCGTGGAAGCCTTCTTCATGCCGAACTGCGCCCAGTTCAGCGAGCTGATCCGGACCGGCAATCTGGACTTCGTGCTGCTGAAACCGATCGACACCCAGTTCCTCGTATCGTTCGAAAAAATGGACCTGGCGATGGTGACGCAGGTCCTGCTGTCGGGTTCGCTGCTCGGATACTCCCTGACGCAGCTCGGCCGGCCGCTCGGTGTGCTGCAGATCGGAATGTTCCTGCTGCTGGTCGCGGCGGCCGTCACATTCTTCTATAGCCTGATGATTGCGCTGGCGAGTTCGAGCATTTTCCTCGGTCGCAACCAGAGTCTGCTCGACTTCTGGTTCTACGTGACGGTTTTCGCCAGATACCCGGGGAGCATCTACAGCGGCTCGCCGTCGGGCGAACTGATCCGGTTTGCGTTCTCGTACGTGCTGCCGATCCTGCTGGTCGTCACCGTCCCCGCGCGAGTCATCGGCGGCATGGTGCTCGATCCGTCCTGGCTGGCGGGATTCACGCTCCTGACGGCGTTCGGCACGCTCCTCGCCTCCCGGCTCGTCTTTCGCTGGTCCCTCCGGTACTACCGCAGCGCCAGCAGTTAGCCGTGCGCCGCGTGGAAATCCCCCTCAGCGGTGTAGAATTTGCCGAACGGCCGGCTCCGGGGGGCGAAAAGCACGAAATCCGAAACGCGAAATTCGAAACATATTCCAAATCCGAGATTCGAAAACGCCGTCAGCGGAAGGCCGAGTGTCGCAAGTCGTTTCGTGCTTCTGATTTGGTGCTTGTTTCGGATTTCGAGCTTCGAATTTCGGATCTCTCGCCGCAGGCTGTCCCCATCTCGGACGTGCTTCAATAAGGCTCACTGGATCGCACCATGCTCGCGGCGCCCATTCCCGCTCACGAAACCGAACGCCTGGCCGAACTGCGGGCGCTGAAGATTCTCGATTCGCCGCGCGAAGACCGGTTCGACATCCTGGTGCGACTCGCACGTCACATGTTTCGCGTGCCGATCGCCTACATCGCGCTCGTCGACGCCGAGCGGCAGTGGTTCAAGGCCCAGGAAGGGCTGGATGTCGACGAGACGCCCCGATCGATCTCGTTTTGCGGACATGCGATCAATCAGGACGGCCCGTTGATTGTGCGGGATGCCCTGCTGGATTCCCGCTTTGCCGACAATCCGCTGGTGACCGGCGGACCCCGCGTCCGGTTCTACGCCGGGCACCCGCTCTCCGGACCGACCGGATATAAGGTCGGCACCCTCTGCCTGGTTGATCACGAGGCGCGCGAGTTCGACGAACATCATCAAGTGGGACTGACCTATCTGGCGGGGCTGGTCGAACAGCAACTTCACATGGTGGATCTGATCGGAACGCAACGGGAACTGCTGGAAACGAAAACGGCGCTCGTCGCCGCTCAGGACCGCCTGAACCGGGAGCTGCAGGAAGCCCGCGAGTACATCTGCTCCCAGCTTCCGGCGCGCACCAGCGACGGACCCGTGCGGATCGACTGGACGTTCGCCAGCTCATCGGAACTGGGGGGCGATCTGTTCGGCGACTTCTGGCTCGACGAGGACCGGCTGGCGATCTATCTGATCGATGTCTGCGGCCACGGCGTGGGAGCGGCGCTTCATTCGAGTTCCGTCCAGTCGGCGATCCGGCGGCAGACGCTCCCCGGTTGCGACTTCGCCGATCCGGGCTGCGTCCTGGCTGCGCTCGACCGGGCGTTCCCGATGGATGAACACCACGGCAAGTTCTTCACAATCTGGTACGGCGTCTACGAGGTTTCGACACGGACGCTCAAGTACGCCGCGGCGGGTCATCCGCCGGCGTATCTGTATTCCATGACCGCCGGCAAACCGGCCGAACTCGGGACCCCTGACCTGATGGTGGGAGTGATTCAGGACCGCGAGGCTGCGCACCAGACGATCAATGTTCCAGCAGGGGCCCGGCTCTACGTCTTCAGCGACGGCGTCTTCGAAATCTTCAAGTCGGACGGCTCGATGGTCAAACTGGAAGGCCTGCGGGATCTGCTGCGGTCGATGCAGTCGCTCCCGGCCGGTCGCACGGCGGCCACTTGCGAGGAGTTGCAGCGGATGCAGGGACAGCCGACATTCGTCGACGATTTTTCGCTCGTCGAACTGGAGTTCGTCTGAGCCGGGACGCGGCCAATTCCGTTACGATCGCCGAGCGTCGATGGCGCCCGCCCTATGGCAACGCACCAGGAATTCCACCTTGCTGTCCCGGTTGAGCGACTGGTGGCATCGAAAACCGCTGTCGGAGGAGGAACTGGAACGTCAGGAGGCGGCGCTGCTGGCCCGCACTCCGATTCCGGTGATCTGGCTGTTTGGGAAAACCGGCAGCGGCAAGTCGTCGATCATTCGCGAAATCACCGGGACGACCACGGCGGAAGTCGGCAGCGGCTTCCGGCCCTGCACTCGGACGTCGGAGGAATATGACTTTCCGGACGCCGAGCAGCCGATCGTCAAGTTTCTCGACACGCGCGGCCTCGGGGAAGCGGCCTACGATCCCGCCGAGGATATCGCAGCGTTCGAGTCCCGTGCGCATGTGGTGCTGGTGACGGTCCGCGTCGTCGACCACGCCCTGACGGAGATGCTCGCCCCTCTCCGGAAGATCCGTGCGGCACAGCCGT harbors:
- a CDS encoding ABC transporter permease; protein product: MSELRQYARVFGTFFSNALVREMTFRSNFVITLVTRGFWFAVQVLLFDLIYRRVEFINDWSREEYFTFMATGMLVNAIVEAFFMPNCAQFSELIRTGNLDFVLLKPIDTQFLVSFEKMDLAMVTQVLLSGSLLGYSLTQLGRPLGVLQIGMFLLLVAAAVTFFYSLMIALASSSIFLGRNQSLLDFWFYVTVFARYPGSIYSGSPSGELIRFAFSYVLPILLVVTVPARVIGGMVLDPSWLAGFTLLTAFGTLLASRLVFRWSLRYYRSASS
- a CDS encoding PP2C family protein-serine/threonine phosphatase; amino-acid sequence: MLAAPIPAHETERLAELRALKILDSPREDRFDILVRLARHMFRVPIAYIALVDAERQWFKAQEGLDVDETPRSISFCGHAINQDGPLIVRDALLDSRFADNPLVTGGPRVRFYAGHPLSGPTGYKVGTLCLVDHEAREFDEHHQVGLTYLAGLVEQQLHMVDLIGTQRELLETKTALVAAQDRLNRELQEAREYICSQLPARTSDGPVRIDWTFASSSELGGDLFGDFWLDEDRLAIYLIDVCGHGVGAALHSSSVQSAIRRQTLPGCDFADPGCVLAALDRAFPMDEHHGKFFTIWYGVYEVSTRTLKYAAAGHPPAYLYSMTAGKPAELGTPDLMVGVIQDREAAHQTINVPAGARLYVFSDGVFEIFKSDGSMVKLEGLRDLLRSMQSLPAGRTAATCEELQRMQGQPTFVDDFSLVELEFV
- the purM gene encoding phosphoribosylformylglycinamidine cyclo-ligase, which gives rise to MSSVTYKSAGVDLELYEEAMQRLPALMQRTLTSRVLPLSDAFAGLFRLNHSNRPGRQTYDDPVLVTGTDGVGTKLKVAQRVRQFNTVGIDLVGMSVNDCLCLGAEPLLFLDYLALGKDNPDLIAQLVEGVSAGCVEAGAALLGGETAIMPDIYHDGDFDMAGFCVGVVERARIVDGKAVRPKDVVLGLPSSGFHSNGYSLIRKVVFELAGLTVDSEVPELGRTVGKMLIEPTRIYVKHVLPVLARYRVRTAVSGLAHITGGGLRDNIDRFLPDNCHVKIDRRRWPIPPCFHWLQELGDIDRDEMYKVFNMGIGFCLIVRPQYVDSIRKQLAATGIEAWSIGEVEAGPKGVEYVA